aataaataaatacataaattttatggaattcacattcaataatATCAGTACTTTGTTTCATAACAGGGCTGTCCACCCTGAGGCACAAGCATATAAATATGTCTGAAATTATTCAGATGGCATTATTCAATTACATTAGCAAAGACAAACAAGCGAGAATAGATTGACTGAATTTATACAAAATATTCTAAACTACAGGTTCTTTATGAACTATTGTGAATCGTAGAGGGCTTCCAAATATGCTATTTACTGTTTTGGTAGCAGAAAACgtttagaaaatttcaattagcattgaaaacataataaaaatatCTGTCAATTTGGAAATTCCATGATATCTGGTATGGCGAGCCCCAATACGATGTAACAATAATTTATAAAGTCCCTGTAGTCGACATTATTTTTTAAGCGACCTTGAGGACGCCATAAATTGGACAGCCCTGTTCTGGATAtaacaaaattgaaaacaacATTTTCTTAGGTGCCGTAAACTTCAGAGGTCTACACACATACGTATCGacataaaaattcttcaacaaaagtaAAGAATTGCACAACCATATTACTCTATACCATTATATAAAGTCTATATACAATGCTCATACTGTTCACAACTATAATAATACTTATTTATTCAACAAGTCTTGAATCTCTTGTAAACTTTTTCCTGTAGTTTCTGGCAGGTACAAAAGCACGAAGTTAGCTGCTCCAAGACAGAATAAACTGAAGAGTCCAAAGCAACCACTTCTATGGATAACTTCTGCCAGTGACGTGAAATATTTCGTGATGAGAAAACCCATTATCCAACAAGCAGATGCTGTACAGGTGGAAGCTATCGATTTAACATTTCCTGGGAAGAGTTCTCCCATCACCGCCCATGGCAAGGGTCCGAATCCTAGACAGTAGACAATTATGAAACTGATCAGGGAGACGATGGGTAACCAGGAGATGTTAGACACGTCATTCCCCTTCTCCAAGAGATAAAAGTAATAAGCCAGAACTGTTAACGACAGGGTCATTCCAGTTGCTGATATAAGTAACAAAAGCCTCTTCCCGCTCCTTTCGACGAGGATAGGAGTTGCCCCACTGCTCAAAATCTGCACGACACCAATGAGAATAGCCGAAATTTCAGGTGCAAGTTTGCTCCCTGCTGCTGCAAAAACGTCTTGAGCGTAGAAAATAATGACGTTGATCCCAGAGAATTGCTGGAAAAATACCAAACTGAGGGAAATTATGAAGGCTTTAGTCAGTCCTTTGGTGGCGAATATATCCATGAAGCCCGCTTTGTTTGCCTTGGCTTCTTCAACGTTCTTCCGTATGTCCTCCAGTTCTCCTTTCACGCTCTTAGCAGTACCAGAACGGAGTTTGATCAAGGACTTTTCAGCTTCTTCTGGTTTGTTGACTTGGATCAGATAATAAGGGCTTTCTGggacaaagaagaagaagaggaatAGGAAAAGAACCGGAACTCCCAAACATATaaaattgaatgttttgatGTCCACGTATGGCCCTGCAGCATACGAGAATGTCAGACCTATAGTGATGAAGAGTTGCATGAAGGAACCAAGCTGTCCTCTCACGTCATCATCAGCTATTTCCCCAATATACATGGGGAGGACTGTGAAGACTATTCCAACTCCTAAACCGAAAAGAACCCTCAAAATTAAGAAGACCAGGACAGTTTTTGCGAAAGCCGCCATGGCAAATGCAATGATGAATGGTATTATGGCCAGTAGGAGTGAATTTTTTCTTCCTATCTTGTCTGCAGCTACTCCTGCAAAGAAGGGGCCTATTGCTGCTCCAATTGGTAGCAGCGAACCGATCCATGACTCCTCAGATGGCGTGAGTTGGGTTTCTAATGGACTGTCATCTGCTTTCAGCTTAGGGATTTCAGGGGAAGTCCAGCCAAATGAAATCCCGCAAGTATACGCCGCCAAATTAcctgaaaaaattgcattttcagtATGAATTCATTATTGTATAATTAGGCAATTCATTGGGAGCAATTTCATCATACTGTTAAATCAATTCTCCCGAATAATAAGTAGGTAAATGTATTTTGGAAGGTACCTATCTGGTGAGGATGCAATGGATATGCTCAGAATTTGagtaaaaaattttaatgacacaAGGTGAGCTCTGATCGAGAAGTCAGCAATGGACACTCCAATATCTCTTATGTCTACTAGTTTATGAGTTACTGAGTGTTTCCTGTAAATCATAGAGTATTCAGATCTTTATAATTTCTATATTCTCGAATCGAATTTGGTGTTATTTTTCTCTTCATGTTCGCTCATGGATTCTTTTGATTGCTCCAACGAGAATAATCTttcaaaatatcatcaatatatcTCAAATGGTTTAGAAGTTACAGGGGTtatatatgatgaaaatatCGCAAGAAAAAATGGAGTATTTCATTAACGCTTCCCCCTGGTATAAGCGCCACTGCCTAATCAAAACTTGACAAATTTTTTCGGTCTGGATAATATTAGTTTCCCAATATACAAGCGAAATTGGATATTTCACAATGTCGATAGTGATTttcgaaaacaaaattattctaTCGATTCGTGATAGCAGAACTGGTATTGCTTATTTTTAGCCACGTCTAGTCGTGAATTTCAGGTCTCAGGAGACATATCATGTTTGCAATTAATTCAAGAGTCTC
Above is a window of Coccinella septempunctata chromosome 5, icCocSept1.1, whole genome shotgun sequence DNA encoding:
- the LOC123313628 gene encoding facilitated trehalose transporter Tret1-like isoform X1; this translates as MAERNDHVRTYRYTEVSTDGQNAPQAGRREGNQKLRGGGFTNSVLSIASQVSSRKLLYFAACIGNLAAYTCGISFGWTSPEIPKLKADDSPLETQLTPSEESWIGSLLPIGAAIGPFFAGVAADKIGRKNSLLLAIIPFIIAFAMAAFAKTVLVFLILRVLFGLGVGIVFTVLPMYIGEIADDDVRGQLGSFMQLFITIGLTFSYAAGPYVDIKTFNFICLGVPVLFLFLFFFFVPESPYYLIQVNKPEEAEKSLIKLRSGTAKSVKGELEDIRKNVEEAKANKAGFMDIFATKGLTKAFIISLSLVFFQQFSGINVIIFYAQDVFAAAGSKLAPEISAILIGVVQILSSGATPILVERSGKRLLLLISATGMTLSLTVLAYYFYLLEKGNDVSNISWLPIVSLISFIIVYCLGFGPLPWAVMGELFPGNVKSIASTCTASACWIMGFLITKYFTSLAEVIHRSGCFGLFSLFCLGAANFVLLYLPETTGKSLQEIQDLLNK
- the LOC123313628 gene encoding facilitated trehalose transporter Tret1-like isoform X2; its protein translation is MRFNFPSFSIFRSRKSFQYVVAIVGNLAAYTCGISFGWTSPEIPKLKADDSPLETQLTPSEESWIGSLLPIGAAIGPFFAGVAADKIGRKNSLLLAIIPFIIAFAMAAFAKTVLVFLILRVLFGLGVGIVFTVLPMYIGEIADDDVRGQLGSFMQLFITIGLTFSYAAGPYVDIKTFNFICLGVPVLFLFLFFFFVPESPYYLIQVNKPEEAEKSLIKLRSGTAKSVKGELEDIRKNVEEAKANKAGFMDIFATKGLTKAFIISLSLVFFQQFSGINVIIFYAQDVFAAAGSKLAPEISAILIGVVQILSSGATPILVERSGKRLLLLISATGMTLSLTVLAYYFYLLEKGNDVSNISWLPIVSLISFIIVYCLGFGPLPWAVMGELFPGNVKSIASTCTASACWIMGFLITKYFTSLAEVIHRSGCFGLFSLFCLGAANFVLLYLPETTGKSLQEIQDLLNK